Part of the Paenibacillus aurantius genome, TGGTGGATTGCCTGGAACGGAGAAAAGCGGCCGGTTATGCGAAAGGGGAGACGGCATTCGAGTATCGGCCCCACGGGGCTTTCCGCTTGCACGGGGTTCGGAAGCCGCCCACCTATCGGTACGCGCATGCGGATTATTGGCGGCAGGGATAACTTTTGCTTTAGGAGGCTGGTGTAATGGAACTACAGCAGTTAAGCGAGGAGCAGAAGGAGTTCTACCGTACAAACGGCTACCTCCTCGATCTGGCTCCCGTTTACACGGAAGCGGAAATGAAGCAGCTGAACCGGGACCTACAGGAATTAACGAAGCGGCTTGAGCCCGGCGAGACCATGAAGGACATTCGGGAATGGCATATGTCGAGCACTTGGCTGTACGAGATCTGTACCCATCCTCAGCTGCTCCGCTATGTGGAGGGAATCCTGGGGCCGAACTTTTATGTGTGGGGCTCCCAATTTTTCGCCAAAGCCCCAGGTTCCCCCGATACGGTGGCGTGGCACCAGGATGCGTACTATTGGCCGCTTCATCCTCACCATACGGTTACCGTATGGCTCGCCTTTACTGACGTGGATGAAGAGAATGGGGCCATGGGGATCATCCCGGGCAGTCATAAAGCCGGCCTGATCAAGCACCGGAACGTCAGCGGGGACTCCGTCCTTACCCTGGAGCTGGAGCAGGGTACCTTCAACGAGTCGGCGGCAAAGCCGCTTCGGCTGAAGGCCGGGCAGGTTTCGCTGCACGATGACGCCATCGTCCACGGGTCGCCCGCTAACCCTTCCGACCGTTGGCGGATCGGCCTGACGATCCGCTATTCCGGAACGAAGGTGAAATGCGACCTTTCCCGGGCGCCGCAGTTTCGTGCTTATCTGGTGAATGGCACAGATGAATTTCTCCATAATCCCCAAGGAGAGCTGCCTATCGAGAAATTCGCACGGCTGCCAAAGGAATTCCATATTGCGAGTGCGGATGAATACGAAAGCGGCCAATAAAAAGGATTTACCACGGAAAGGAGGGGACCTATGGGGCTGTCGCCATTTATGGAGATCCGGCAGTGGGACCGTGTCGGCTTACCGGTAGGGGAGTGCTCCCGAAGGCTGCAGCGCCTCGCTTATTTGGACCGAGCGTGCATGAAGGTGGAAGCCGGGCACATGATCGCCAGGCCCGAATATGAGGTGAAAGGGGCCTTGGGCCGCTTGGTCTGGCAGGATGCCGAGCACCACAATCAGCTCCGCGGCCGCTGCCAGCAGCTGCGCATGAGCTCGGTCGCCTTTGACAAGTGTCCCGATGAAGACCTCCGCTTCCTCATGGAGGAAGCACTGAAATCCTCCTCCACGCTGGAGCTGCTGGTGGCTCTCTTCGGGGTCATCAAGCCCGCCCAGCTGAAGGCGATCGAGGCATACCGGAAGGAAACGCAGCCGCTCGTTGACGAGCCTACGCTGCATCTGCTTGCCCACCAGGAGATGGACCGAAAGAAACAGCTTGCCTGGGGGGAAGAGGCGATCATCGAGCTGTCGGACTCTCTTCCGGAGGAGACGATCGAGGAAGCGAGGCGATGGGGGGCTTATCTGGAGCATTTGCTGAGCTTGGCCGGAGGGGTAGATGGTAAACATGCCAAACCGGACAAGGATCCGGCCCAGACGGTTGAACGGGAAGATTTTGTCCTGCCGAAGAAGAGTGCCAGGGATGGGAGGTTCCGCACCTCGGAGCT contains:
- a CDS encoding phytanoyl-CoA dioxygenase family protein, with the translated sequence MELQQLSEEQKEFYRTNGYLLDLAPVYTEAEMKQLNRDLQELTKRLEPGETMKDIREWHMSSTWLYEICTHPQLLRYVEGILGPNFYVWGSQFFAKAPGSPDTVAWHQDAYYWPLHPHHTVTVWLAFTDVDEENGAMGIIPGSHKAGLIKHRNVSGDSVLTLELEQGTFNESAAKPLRLKAGQVSLHDDAIVHGSPANPSDRWRIGLTIRYSGTKVKCDLSRAPQFRAYLVNGTDEFLHNPQGELPIEKFARLPKEFHIASADEYESGQ